From one Bradyrhizobium sp. Ash2021 genomic stretch:
- a CDS encoding transcriptional regulator, protein MPGKPIKPTELLFHPTRLGIIAHQMRSGDASFTEVYKALGIKWRGALEFHSNMLARAGFIKLAKSGVGNRRKTMFVITDRGRQAFAQHRAGIIAITNIQMETEAAA, encoded by the coding sequence GTGCCGGGTAAGCCAATCAAACCTACCGAATTGCTGTTTCATCCGACGCGGCTCGGGATCATCGCGCATCAGATGCGCTCCGGCGACGCCTCGTTCACCGAGGTCTATAAAGCGCTCGGCATCAAGTGGCGCGGCGCATTGGAGTTCCACTCCAACATGCTCGCCAGGGCCGGCTTCATCAAGCTGGCGAAGTCCGGCGTCGGCAATCGGCGCAAGACAATGTTCGTCATCACCGACCGAGGGCGTCAGGCCTTCGCCCAGCACCGTGCCGGAATAATCGCAATCACGAACATTCAAATGGAAACGGAGGCCGCCGCATAA
- a CDS encoding OFA family MFS transporter produces MTTISSAGAMPRTGGGILAKERTIATAGFNRWLVPPAALCIHLCIGMAYGFSVFWLPLSRAIGLTAPKACPDMTLVQELFTTTCDWKVASLGWMYTLFFVFLGVSAAIWGGWLERVGPRKAGFVAALCWCGGLFLGAIGIITHQLWLMWLGSGVIGGVGLGLGYISPVSTLVKWFPDRRGMATGMAIMGFGGGAMIGAPLANLLMNYFKTPTSVGVWETFVAMGVIYFVFMMIGAFRYRIPPAGWRPEGWTPPAKANAMISRYNVHLKDAHKTPQFWLIWWVLCLNVSAGIGVIGMASPMLQEIFAGKLIGLPDVGFNALTAAQKATIAGIAAGFTGLLSLFNIGGRFFWASLSDKIGRKNTYYTFFILGIALYALAPTFAAMGSKLLFVLGFGIILSMYGGGFATVPAYLADMFGTQYVGAIHGRLLTAWSTAGIIGPVVVNYIREFQLAAGVPRDQLYNTTMYILCAMLIAGLICNYLIKPVDPKWHMSEAAVANLQAASASALGPSGSFGIGFGGLDARAALFWAFVGLPLAWGVWITLQSAAKIF; encoded by the coding sequence ATGACGACGATCAGTAGCGCTGGAGCCATGCCTCGCACCGGAGGTGGTATCCTCGCCAAGGAACGAACGATTGCGACCGCCGGCTTCAACCGCTGGCTGGTGCCGCCCGCCGCGCTTTGCATTCATCTGTGCATCGGCATGGCCTACGGCTTCAGCGTATTCTGGTTGCCGCTCTCGCGCGCGATCGGGCTGACCGCGCCGAAGGCGTGTCCCGACATGACGCTGGTGCAGGAATTGTTCACGACGACCTGCGACTGGAAAGTCGCGAGCCTCGGTTGGATGTACACGCTGTTCTTCGTATTCCTCGGCGTCTCGGCCGCGATCTGGGGCGGCTGGCTAGAGCGCGTCGGGCCGCGCAAGGCCGGCTTTGTCGCCGCACTGTGCTGGTGCGGCGGTCTCTTCCTTGGCGCGATCGGAATCATCACGCATCAACTGTGGCTGATGTGGCTCGGCTCGGGCGTGATCGGCGGCGTCGGCCTCGGTCTCGGCTACATCTCGCCGGTCTCGACGCTGGTGAAATGGTTTCCCGATCGCCGCGGCATGGCGACCGGCATGGCCATCATGGGCTTCGGTGGCGGCGCCATGATCGGCGCGCCGCTGGCGAACCTTCTGATGAATTACTTCAAGACCCCGACCTCGGTCGGTGTCTGGGAAACCTTCGTCGCGATGGGCGTCATCTACTTCGTGTTCATGATGATCGGCGCGTTCCGCTATCGTATTCCACCGGCGGGCTGGCGTCCGGAAGGCTGGACTCCTCCAGCCAAGGCCAATGCGATGATTTCGCGGTACAACGTTCACCTCAAGGACGCGCACAAAACGCCGCAATTCTGGCTGATCTGGTGGGTGCTCTGTTTGAACGTGTCGGCGGGTATCGGCGTGATCGGCATGGCTTCGCCGATGCTGCAGGAAATCTTCGCCGGCAAGCTGATCGGATTGCCGGATGTCGGCTTCAACGCGCTCACGGCCGCGCAGAAGGCGACGATTGCGGGTATCGCAGCCGGCTTCACCGGGCTACTGTCGCTGTTCAACATCGGCGGCCGCTTCTTCTGGGCGTCGCTGTCCGACAAGATCGGCCGCAAGAATACGTACTACACGTTCTTCATCCTCGGCATCGCGCTGTACGCGCTGGCGCCGACCTTTGCAGCGATGGGCTCAAAACTGCTGTTCGTGCTCGGCTTCGGCATCATCCTGTCGATGTATGGCGGCGGCTTCGCCACGGTGCCGGCCTATCTTGCCGACATGTTCGGCACACAGTACGTGGGCGCCATTCACGGCCGTCTGCTGACGGCCTGGTCGACGGCCGGCATCATCGGTCCGGTTGTGGTCAACTACATCCGCGAATTCCAGCTCGCGGCCGGCGTGCCACGCGATCAGCTTTACAACACCACGATGTACATCCTGTGTGCGATGCTGATCGCGGGCCTGATCTGCAACTATTTGATCAAGCCGGTCGATCCGAAATGGCACATGAGCGAGGCGGCAGTCGCAAATCTGCAGGCGGCGAGCGCGAGCGCATTGGGACCCTCCGGATCGTTCGGAATCGGGTTCGGCGGGCTCGACGCGAGGGCCGCACTGTTCTGGGCATTCGTCGGACTCCCACTTGCATGGGGCGTCTGGATCACGCTGCAAAGCGCGGCCAAGATTTTTTGA
- a CDS encoding ATP-binding cassette domain-containing protein: protein MLMPPIRLPILPPARTPLEAALWACAGPLGLVFAYSCSYNLLLFAPSIYLLQIYDRVLSSRSGDTLLMLTLIVAITVVVGGVLDALRRAALGRLGAWLDDRLRPPVLSACLESAFRADWTRASDAYRDLTVLRQFVESGACPLLFDALWAPFFLSVLFLIHPLLGVVGACSVALLFGLTLAGDLLTEDALVKSGAAWSRSYGRFAAAVGNIHLIRTMGMLNGTARLIYHDAQDARREHDVSLCRSEIVMLAAKPVRALSQVLIMGAAAWLVLDYGKSPAIIFAATLMFSRALAPVEGAIASWKSLATALSAYRRLGGVLAAFPVSAEDTEIWSQQARSGFVVDNIDVKLPGAGNFLLKGVSFSLAPGECLGIIGPSGSGKSLLGQVIAGLSMPTHGRVLLDGTDVSLLREGRSGHHLGYLPQDINLFGETINDIIARLDDADRRKVVEAAKLVGIHDAIMRLPQGYDTVIPSGGLSFSRGYRQRLGLARAFFGNPRLVVLDEPNASLDYAGEQVLLDAIKQMKIANVTVVVVTHRMGILGATNKIAIMEGGAVIAFGESEEIFERHLSRPQVASQVTLPGSASATAKVPAQPVLP from the coding sequence ATGCTGATGCCGCCCATCCGTTTACCTATCTTGCCGCCGGCCCGGACACCGTTGGAGGCCGCGCTTTGGGCCTGCGCGGGCCCGCTCGGGCTCGTGTTCGCGTATAGTTGCAGCTACAATCTGCTTCTCTTCGCGCCGTCTATCTACCTTCTTCAGATCTACGATCGGGTCTTGTCGAGCCGGAGCGGGGACACGCTTCTGATGCTCACCCTCATCGTTGCGATCACGGTTGTAGTCGGCGGCGTGCTGGACGCGTTGCGCCGCGCCGCCTTGGGCCGGCTTGGTGCATGGCTCGACGATCGACTTCGTCCTCCCGTGCTTTCGGCCTGCCTCGAATCTGCGTTTCGCGCCGATTGGACGCGAGCGTCGGACGCATATCGGGACCTCACAGTTCTGCGCCAGTTCGTGGAATCCGGCGCATGCCCGCTGCTATTCGACGCGCTCTGGGCGCCTTTCTTCCTCAGTGTCCTCTTTCTCATTCATCCGTTGCTTGGCGTGGTGGGGGCCTGCAGCGTGGCTCTCCTATTCGGTCTCACGCTTGCCGGCGACCTGCTCACGGAAGATGCTCTGGTCAAGTCCGGCGCCGCTTGGTCCAGAAGTTACGGCCGATTCGCGGCTGCGGTTGGCAATATTCACTTGATCCGCACAATGGGGATGCTCAACGGTACTGCGCGCCTGATCTACCACGACGCGCAAGATGCGCGCAGAGAGCACGATGTGTCACTCTGCCGGAGCGAGATCGTCATGCTCGCTGCCAAACCGGTACGCGCGCTGTCGCAGGTCCTGATCATGGGTGCGGCCGCGTGGCTTGTCCTCGATTATGGCAAGAGTCCGGCGATTATCTTTGCTGCGACACTGATGTTCAGCCGAGCGCTCGCACCGGTCGAGGGTGCGATTGCAAGCTGGAAATCGCTCGCAACCGCCTTGAGCGCCTATCGGCGGCTCGGCGGCGTCCTTGCCGCATTCCCCGTCTCAGCCGAGGATACGGAGATTTGGTCGCAACAAGCGAGGAGCGGTTTCGTCGTCGACAATATTGACGTAAAGCTACCGGGGGCCGGCAATTTTCTGCTGAAAGGCGTCTCGTTCAGTCTCGCGCCTGGAGAATGCCTTGGCATCATTGGTCCCTCCGGGTCTGGCAAGTCCTTGCTTGGCCAGGTGATCGCCGGACTCTCCATGCCAACGCACGGTCGTGTGCTGCTCGACGGTACCGACGTTTCGCTGCTTCGCGAGGGACGAAGCGGTCACCATCTCGGATATCTCCCCCAGGACATCAACCTGTTCGGGGAAACGATAAACGACATCATCGCGCGACTTGATGATGCCGATCGGCGGAAGGTCGTCGAAGCGGCCAAGCTTGTCGGAATCCATGACGCGATCATGCGGCTGCCTCAGGGGTATGACACCGTGATTCCCAGCGGAGGCCTGTCCTTTTCGCGCGGATATCGACAGCGGCTCGGCCTTGCTCGGGCCTTCTTTGGCAATCCGCGCCTTGTTGTTCTCGACGAGCCGAACGCCAGCCTCGACTACGCGGGGGAGCAGGTGCTTCTGGATGCCATCAAGCAAATGAAGATCGCGAATGTCACCGTGGTCGTCGTCACTCACCGAATGGGTATCCTCGGAGCTACGAACAAGATCGCCATCATGGAAGGCGGTGCGGTTATCGCGTTCGGCGAAAGCGAGGAAATCTTTGAGCGGCATTTGAGCCGGCCCCAAGTTGCATCGCAAGTCACGTTACCCGGGAGCGCGTCTGCAACCGCCAAAGTGCCAGCGCAGCCTGTTCTCCCATGA
- a CDS encoding HlyD family type I secretion periplasmic adaptor subunit — translation MYAPLSGPLAGQRLGIVITAIDDFEPLEFPWCSAPTPISPRARLRGVTLAGNLLVLCFMLGLGTWSSLAPLESAAIASGVVESESSRKTIQHLEGGIVRRILVSDGDVVRSGQTLIALDDTRAGAEVQSLRGQLWDAMAHEVRLQAEQQGHERVSFPSALEKVGKENESAAAVLTAQLTIFQARRQVFQSQVAVIREKRLQVEKEIEGLKAQETAVAQRIDIAREELDMVSTLVSKGLERRPRLLNLQRELADVEGRRGEIAAQISRAGQVINESQATLFKLESDKQNEIAQSLREAQNQVLQLRERLLTAQDQLSRTEVKAPEDGVVTDLRIHTPGGVVGAGAPLLDLVPRQDRLIVTARLRPEDIDVVHPGLNAEVHLVPYNQRRVPRLKGIVTHVSADRLLDKRTDQPFYATKIRIEDAQIAAKDIPIIPGMPVEVFITTGRGTVALYALRPLLDSFNNAFRED, via the coding sequence ATGTACGCGCCCTTAAGCGGCCCGCTCGCTGGGCAACGGTTGGGAATCGTGATTACCGCAATTGACGATTTCGAGCCCCTTGAGTTTCCATGGTGCTCGGCTCCCACGCCGATCTCACCGCGCGCGAGGCTCCGCGGCGTCACGCTTGCGGGCAATTTGCTGGTGCTCTGCTTCATGCTGGGTCTAGGCACGTGGTCGAGCCTCGCGCCTCTGGAGAGCGCCGCGATCGCTTCCGGCGTCGTGGAATCGGAGTCGAGCCGCAAGACGATTCAGCATTTGGAAGGCGGTATCGTCAGGAGAATTCTAGTTTCGGACGGCGACGTCGTGCGCAGCGGACAGACACTGATCGCGCTGGATGACACCCGGGCCGGTGCGGAGGTGCAAAGCCTTCGAGGCCAGTTGTGGGACGCGATGGCTCATGAAGTAAGGCTTCAGGCCGAGCAGCAGGGACACGAGAGGGTCTCATTTCCGAGCGCGCTGGAGAAGGTGGGCAAGGAGAATGAATCGGCCGCCGCCGTCCTGACGGCGCAGCTGACGATTTTTCAAGCGCGACGGCAGGTCTTTCAGTCGCAGGTTGCGGTCATTCGGGAAAAGAGGCTCCAGGTCGAAAAGGAAATCGAAGGTCTCAAGGCGCAGGAGACCGCGGTTGCACAGCGAATCGACATCGCCCGGGAGGAGCTGGACATGGTTTCCACCCTTGTCAGCAAGGGCCTCGAGCGGCGGCCGCGCCTTTTGAACCTCCAACGTGAACTCGCTGACGTTGAGGGGCGCCGCGGCGAAATCGCCGCACAGATTTCACGAGCCGGGCAAGTCATCAACGAATCGCAGGCAACCTTGTTCAAGCTCGAGAGCGACAAGCAAAACGAGATCGCACAGTCGCTGCGCGAAGCACAAAACCAGGTCCTGCAGTTGCGCGAGCGGCTGCTGACGGCCCAGGATCAACTCTCGCGCACGGAGGTCAAGGCGCCTGAGGACGGCGTGGTAACTGACCTCCGGATTCATACACCGGGCGGTGTGGTCGGGGCCGGTGCTCCACTCCTGGATCTAGTGCCCCGGCAGGATCGCCTCATCGTGACCGCGCGCCTGCGGCCCGAGGACATCGATGTGGTTCATCCTGGCTTGAATGCCGAGGTGCATCTCGTGCCGTACAATCAGCGCCGTGTGCCGCGCCTGAAGGGAATCGTGACGCACGTATCCGCCGACCGCCTCCTCGATAAGCGCACCGACCAGCCATTTTACGCGACGAAAATTCGCATCGAGGATGCGCAGATCGCCGCAAAGGACATCCCGATCATTCCGGGCATGCCGGTTGAAGTGTTCATCACGACAGGGCGCGGCACCGTCGCGCTATACGCGCTGAGGCCTCTGCTCGACAGCTTCAACAACGCGTTCCGCGAGGATTGA
- a CDS encoding response regulator transcription factor has product MDDITSSAERLNGSLQSPVLVIIEPLALPRTCILTILRRELVEFEILDMATTQSLDRASARDVRLVALGIGDKLIGDPSVEDDLALVVECCPNASIALLSNRDDEATALAAMQRGVRGFLPTSLAIEVAVAGLRLVLAGGVYRPLPIVGLNRAPGLEQPYPRGLASAYLDQDAARGAADRSMIDFTPREQQVLAELEHGLPNKLIAAKLNLSENTVKMHIQHIMRKCAAHNRTEAVLRWSGRLSGHNRDADAAASSIPET; this is encoded by the coding sequence ATGGACGACATAACTAGTTCCGCAGAACGGCTCAATGGATCGCTGCAATCGCCTGTTCTGGTGATCATCGAGCCACTCGCTTTGCCTCGTACGTGCATTCTAACCATTCTCAGGCGGGAATTGGTCGAGTTCGAAATCCTCGACATGGCGACGACCCAAAGCCTGGATCGAGCGTCGGCACGGGATGTTCGCCTGGTGGCGCTGGGTATCGGGGACAAGCTCATCGGCGATCCCTCCGTCGAAGATGATCTCGCGCTTGTCGTAGAGTGCTGCCCCAACGCCTCCATCGCGCTCTTGTCAAATCGTGATGACGAGGCCACCGCGCTGGCAGCGATGCAGCGGGGGGTGCGTGGTTTCTTGCCCACCTCGCTTGCCATCGAGGTCGCTGTTGCGGGCCTGCGCCTTGTTCTTGCCGGCGGAGTCTACAGGCCGCTACCGATCGTCGGGTTAAACAGGGCGCCGGGTCTCGAACAGCCATATCCCCGCGGGCTTGCGTCAGCATACCTGGACCAGGACGCCGCCAGAGGTGCGGCCGACAGGAGCATGATCGATTTCACGCCTCGCGAGCAACAGGTGCTGGCGGAATTGGAGCATGGTCTGCCCAACAAGCTGATTGCAGCCAAACTGAACCTTTCGGAAAACACTGTCAAAATGCACATTCAGCATATCATGCGGAAATGTGCCGCTCACAACCGCACGGAGGCGGTTCTCCGCTGGAGCGGCCGATTGTCGGGGCACAATCGCGACGCCGACGCAGCAGCATCTTCGATTCCTGAAACATAG
- a CDS encoding glutathione S-transferase family protein has product MLKIYGAPHSRAFRVIWLANEIGIPYEHIPVTFSVPNAQCKEPWYLALNPNGLVPAIDDGGFVMWETAAISLYLAETYKNSLYPSTPQSRGRMLQWTFFAVTEVEPALITLFRNRIFFPPEQRNETLAVQAEDTLRAKLAILEDQLVKTPFLGGDTWNMADFMVACVLYVLTRLKLDLTSYPKLDAWLDASINRPAAKVARKLRE; this is encoded by the coding sequence ATGCTCAAGATTTATGGAGCCCCGCACTCCCGTGCGTTTCGCGTCATCTGGCTCGCAAACGAGATCGGCATTCCCTACGAACACATTCCCGTAACGTTCAGCGTGCCGAACGCGCAATGCAAAGAACCTTGGTATCTCGCGCTGAACCCGAACGGACTTGTACCCGCTATCGATGACGGCGGCTTTGTCATGTGGGAGACCGCGGCGATTAGCCTCTACCTCGCCGAGACCTACAAGAACTCCCTCTATCCATCGACGCCGCAAAGTCGAGGCCGGATGCTCCAGTGGACGTTCTTCGCGGTCACCGAGGTCGAACCGGCGCTGATAACGCTGTTCCGAAATCGGATCTTCTTTCCGCCGGAGCAGCGGAACGAGACCTTGGCCGTTCAGGCAGAAGACACCCTGCGCGCAAAGCTCGCAATTCTTGAGGATCAACTCGTCAAAACCCCGTTTCTCGGTGGTGACACATGGAACATGGCCGACTTTATGGTCGCATGCGTGCTATATGTTCTCACCCGCCTAAAGTTGGACCTGACGTCCTATCCGAAGCTCGATGCTTGGCTCGATGCGAGCATCAATAGACCGGCAGCGAAAGTGGCCCGCAAGCTACGAGAGTAG
- a CDS encoding TAXI family TRAP transporter solute-binding subunit: protein MGVFNATARNLFVCLSFFLFLVSLTVPLRPVLAQSQKPAVSYEEKKRQANDIAVTVVVSGISCTCARFTEDIRNVVNDLGPDGVRVLPVLGVGGLQNLNDVLFLKNMDMAVVDEDNLRLLKKKDPVLYANIEQRVQYITKLYNSEFQVLARNDIKSYDDLKDKKVNFNLKDSQTEVTADTVFNTLNIPVQRSYYDNDEAMKRLMSGEISAMIILTGAPQVTFAKVKKEDGVHFLPLDQETLPNHQLHDLFANYLPAEITHEHYPNLIAEGTSVPTIANRALLVAYAWPENSPRYKRVAKFVDAFFSKIDQFNNPSRHPKWREVNLSADMPGWVRFKPAADWLATHRNQAVSANADSTLRQSSPELKLAFEKFMQNYASSSGGKTLSTSERELLFAKFMKILVEAKADQSAR from the coding sequence ATGGGCGTCTTCAACGCGACTGCTAGAAATCTCTTCGTCTGCCTGTCGTTCTTCTTGTTTCTTGTATCCTTAACTGTCCCCTTGCGTCCTGTTTTGGCTCAAAGCCAAAAGCCGGCGGTCAGCTACGAAGAAAAAAAGCGCCAGGCCAACGATATCGCAGTAACGGTCGTGGTGTCCGGCATCTCATGCACGTGCGCCAGGTTCACCGAGGACATCCGGAACGTTGTGAACGACCTGGGGCCGGACGGGGTGCGCGTCCTGCCGGTTCTTGGCGTCGGCGGACTTCAAAACCTAAACGACGTGCTGTTTCTCAAAAACATGGACATGGCTGTCGTCGACGAGGACAATCTTCGACTCCTGAAGAAGAAGGATCCGGTGCTGTATGCCAATATCGAGCAGCGCGTCCAATACATCACGAAGCTCTACAATTCCGAGTTTCAGGTTCTCGCGCGAAACGACATCAAGTCCTACGACGATCTGAAGGACAAGAAAGTTAATTTTAACCTGAAGGACAGCCAGACCGAAGTAACCGCCGACACCGTTTTCAATACGCTCAATATTCCCGTGCAGCGCTCTTACTACGACAACGATGAAGCAATGAAGCGGCTGATGTCAGGAGAAATCTCGGCAATGATCATCCTCACGGGAGCGCCGCAGGTCACTTTCGCGAAGGTAAAGAAGGAAGACGGCGTGCATTTCCTCCCGCTCGATCAGGAAACCCTGCCAAATCATCAGCTGCACGACCTGTTCGCAAACTATCTTCCCGCCGAGATCACCCATGAACACTATCCGAACTTGATCGCCGAGGGGACCTCTGTCCCGACCATCGCGAACCGGGCGCTGCTCGTCGCCTATGCCTGGCCGGAGAACTCCCCGCGCTACAAGAGGGTTGCTAAATTCGTCGACGCGTTCTTCAGCAAGATCGATCAGTTCAACAACCCATCGAGGCACCCCAAGTGGCGCGAAGTCAACCTTTCGGCCGACATGCCGGGCTGGGTGCGATTTAAGCCCGCGGCCGACTGGCTCGCTACCCACCGGAATCAAGCCGTGTCCGCCAACGCAGACAGCACGCTCAGGCAGTCTTCTCCCGAACTGAAGCTGGCATTCGAGAAATTCATGCAGAACTACGCTTCCTCGTCTGGCGGGAAGACGCTTTCCACCAGCGAACGGGAACTGTTGTTCGCAAAATTCATGAAAATTCTCGTCGAGGCAAAGGCGGACCAATCGGCACGTTAG